Proteins co-encoded in one Gossypium arboreum isolate Shixiya-1 chromosome 11, ASM2569848v2, whole genome shotgun sequence genomic window:
- the LOC108472061 gene encoding disease resistance protein Roq1 encodes MGGIGKTTLAKVAYTQMLPHFEGKCFLADIWEVSNKHGLVSLQKQLISQILPDECFNFFNVHEGNAIISHRLSSKKVLVVLDDVDNVQHLKCLVGRHDWFNIGSRIIVTTRDEHLLRSYRINDVYKPTTLNPNDACTLFNLKAFDSDTVPKDDFIELSKQVVRYAGGLPLALEVLGSFLYGRDLAHWRSAIERS; translated from the coding sequence ATGGGTGGCATCGGTAAAACAACTCTTGCAAAAGTTGCTTACACTCAAATGTTACCTCATTTTGAAGGTAAATGTTTTCTTGCTGATATTTGGGAAGTTTCAAACAAACATGGACTTGTTTCTTTACAGAAACAACTTATTTCTCAAATCTTGCCAGATGAatgtttcaattttttcaatgtTCATGAAGGGAATGCCATAATTAGCCATAGGTTATCCAGTAAAAAGGTTCTTGTTGTTCTTGATGATGTTGATAACGTACAACACTTGAAATGCTTGGTTGGAAGGCATGATTGGTTCAATATAGGGAGTAGGATCATTGTAACAACAAGAGATGAACATTTGCTCCGATCTTATCGAATCAATGATGTGTATAAACCTACAACACTGAATCCAAATGATGCATGTACGCTTTTCAATTTGAAAGCTTTTGATAGTGATACAGTACCAAAAGATGATTTCATTGAGCTCTCTAAACAAGTTGTACGTTATGCTGGTGGTCTCCCGTTAGCTCTTGAAGTCTTGGGTTCTTTTTTGTACGGTAGAGATTTAGCTCACTGGAGAAGTGCAATCGAAAGATCTTAA